A region of the Sminthopsis crassicaudata isolate SCR6 chromosome 6, ASM4859323v1, whole genome shotgun sequence genome:
TACCacataattcttcctttttttccagaaTTCATTAAATCCAGggttgattaaaaaataaaatgatttaaaaattaaatatataagttTATATTGCTTATTATAAGCACTGAACTCAAGTCCTAAGTGCAGAACATTGTATTATTACATGATGGAAATATtacttgaatttaattttatttcattacaatACTCTggactatatatctatatctatatctatatctatatatatatatatacatattatatccaTAATAAAGTTTGTGATTGGATAGATAATCTGACACTCTGAAATaatgttttgctaaaatctatAGTAGACATTATGGGAATTCTATGAATTCTAAATATGGATTCTAAAATAATGCATTATATTCTCATGATGAATAAAGGTCTCCATAGTCGACTATATAAATGTATCTCAAAGTACAAAAAGTATGTATGTGCTTTGTATcactaaataatatttatatagaactttaaacaTTATGAAATCATCTCACATAAgcattctcatttgatcttcccaaatCATATAAGTGTTATTggtaaccccattttacagatgaataaattgagaatGAGAGAGGTCAGTAGACTTGGCCAGGTTCATACTTCTGGGAATACTCAAatagacttgaactcaagttctaTACATTTTATTCACCAAGCTACTGACTTGTCTTGCCATCAccaaaagtatttataaaatgatccaaTGACCAATTGACTTTCAATAGTTAAAGATCAGTCAATGCACATGCAAGTCCATAGGATCGCACCTATGAGGCAAAGCAGGGTAACACTGAACCACATGGGAGCATGGGCACTGAGGAGAATCCAGCTCAAAAACTTCTCTAATTGATATAATTCCTTAGGGATATTGTAATGGCTTCCTGGGGATGTATTTGAGTCATCCTTCAGGGAAAAAGCCtaagaaatatattataatacaaaCCTTTCTACTTTACTGCTTTGCATCAAAGAGTCTTAGAAGAGAAAGATACCTAGGAGATCATCTAGTCTGAGCTGTCACCCAATGCAAAGACATACATGGAAAGACAGTCATTGAGGCCAGGCCCTTCTTCTGAAATAAACTATGTAGTACTGTTCTGAAACCTCACTACATTGACAGGTAggcaatattttttgtttgttttctgttttctggaAGCTTAGAATAAATCTCTTATTTTGGTTTTCATTATACATGTCTCATTTATTGAATAATATATATTCAAGGTTGGGCAGAATTTATATCAACAGTTATCACTTCATTCCACTCCCGGCCACTAGTTAAGTTCAGATACACAAGCATCCATTTGAGAGACCTATCCAGTTTTACCAAAAGCCTCTATATAACTGTGCTTCTATAATTTGATAAATAACCATCAAATGCAATCAACTaacatacaaaagagaaaatgcatTGCTGAAAGAATCCTTAGaacaaaagaagtacaaaaatgtATATTGGTATAGTCAAACTTACCTCCTTAAACATTGAAGACTACTTGCTATTCTGatcatttccattttccctttcattatGGTATTTCTAGAATATTTAAGCTAAAAGATTTTAGGCAAAGGACAGAGGATGTCAAACGAAGCAAGAACTTTTCAAGGCATCTCTTAAAACATCAAGATTTTATATTGCTATTTTTCATCCTATCTATCTTGAGcaactttggggttttcttggcaaagatatggaagaggcctaccatttccttctctaaatcatttgacagatgagaaaactgaggcaagaagtattaaatgatttacccaaagtcagaTAATGTCTGAGACAAGAagtgaattcatgaagatgagtattCTCAATTCTCATTCTGTGCTCCATCCACTTAACTACTTAGCTGCCCTAAATTTATAAATGACACGATATAACAAAAGACAATAATTAAAGGTGACCTTTgtcttgaaagaagagaaattaaattccTGATTTGGTATATTTAAATGTAAGTTAGTGAAAATGCACTGGTAATTATTAACCttgattaataatgataatactatTATGTTTTGGGgtagctagttggcacagtagctagtggccctgaagtcaggagaacttgagttaaAAACTGACCaccgacacttaacacttcctaagtgtgtgaccctaggaaagtcatttaaccctaattgcctttgcaaaaagagaaatgattatgAGTTTCAACTGAAAAATTATAATGTGATGAGTGATGATGATACTAGTTaaaatttgtatattattttaagatttgcaaaacacattacatatatacatatatgtatatgatcaTCAGGTAACATATAAGCATTATGCTACGCATAATTATCCTTTTAATCCTCATAACTCTTTAATTCAATTGTTTGTCATTATCccaattttaaaaacaaggaaagTGAAACTGAGAAAGGATAAATGACATAGTGAAGGTCACAAAGTTAATAAACATGTGAGACAGTATAAAAGTTAGGCTGTTTAGCTGCTTAGTTAACTTTCATTTAGATTTTATACAATTAATGCTTCCtgtaaaatcatattttctattttcatgtaGGCTTAAATCTGATTGATAATAATGGAATTCAGAATAGTATGGTAAATGTAGattgtgaatacatacatatatatatatatatatatatatacatacatatatgtgtgtatataagtatatggaTATAGTTCTACAAGGGGAAAGTtttgtgtgtatatctgtgtgtgagtgtgtgacattgagagagagaaaaaggatggagagaaagagaaaaaaagagagaggcagggaggaagAGACCGACAGAGACAGGatgagacacagaaacagagagaaacacagagtcaaagagacatagaaaaaagaggaatacaagagtaaaataagttaaaaagcTGTATGTGATTCTTGATGATTGGTAAAGCATCCTAAAGTGACAAACATTTGCTTTCATATTCATTACATcccttctaatatttttaatgtgcACATCTTTCAATGGATAGGACATGAGAAAATGTCTTCTCCAAACTACACAGAAGTAACTGAATTCATTCTCCTGGGACTAAGTGAGGATCCAAGACTGCAGAAGATCCTTTTCATTGTCTTCCTAGTGATCTACATCATCACTCTGGTGGGGAATCTGGGCATGATCATGCTAATTCATAAGAGTCCACGCCTCCACACTCCcatgtattttttcctcagtCATCTCTCCTTCGTTGATTTATGTTACTCTTCCAACATCACACCTCAGATGCTAGTTCATTTCCTCTCAGAAAGAAAAGCCATCTCCTATGCAGGATGTTTCATCCAATGCCTTTCCTTCATTGCCCTGGTGATCACAGAGTTTTATATCCTTGCTTCAATGGCCATTGATCGCTATGTGGCCATCAGCAGCCCTCTGCATTACAGCACCAAAATGAACCAGACTGTTTGCCTCTGCTTGGTCATTGTTCCCTATGTCTATGGCTTCCTGAATGGCCTGTCCCAGTCCCTGTTGACCTTTCACTTATCCTTCTGTGGACCCAATGAAATTAACCACTTCTACTGTGCTGACCCTCCTCTCCTGTTACTGTCCTGCTCTGATGTCTATGTCAAAAAAATGGCCATGTTTATAGTAGCTGGCTTTACTCTTTCAAGCTCTctctttataattctttgttcttatgtttttatttttgctgctaTTTTGAGAATCCGATCTGCTGAAGGCAGACGCAAGGCTTTTTCCACATGTACATCTCATCTAATAGCAGTCACTCTCTTCTATGGGACCCTCTTTTGTATGTACTTAAGACCCCCTTCTGAGCAGTCTGTGGAGGAATCCAAAACGATTGCTGTCTTTTATACCTTTATTTGTCCCATGTTAAATCCCTTGATTTACAGCCTCAGAAACAAAGATGTCATTGAAGCTGTGAATAAAATGTTCCAGAGAAAACTCTTGTTGAAAATGGCAGGCTGTGTTACATAGATATATTGGATCAAAGAATCATAAACTCTCAATAAGCTTAAATAAGCAAAGAAATTGTGATCTAAATTCTGAAAATTTCTTCTCAATGGTTACAAAATATAGAGCAACAGTAAGTAGTAGAATCAACTTTCTCATTCATTTTGGCTGATTTCAGAGTAAATATCCTTTCCATTATATTTCAATTGCCATCTTATCTTTAAAATCCAGACTGAAGCAACAATGAAAAGCCTGTCCTATTGCCTGGTACATAATGCAATAGGAAGTACATATTAAATCTACAGCAACAAAACTTATTGTTGGTGTTGTTGATGGTTATGATCATTAGAATGATGTGATTATGATGACAATGGGAATGATAGTGATACTAATAATTCTTCTGATAATTCTCTACATAGAACTTTCATAAAACAGTGGGTATAGTCCTGCCTTTAAAATGGGAAAGAATGAATTAAATCTATCTCTGAGATTTGTTAACTGTGTCCTCATGGTTGTTTCATTTAACAAGATAGTGAACTCTGCAGCTATTTAATCTTACATTTGACACACTATGTCAATCTGCCTTGATATAAGTTTCATTGTATGATCCTTATGTAAATGAAATCTATAAAGAGCTAGAACTAAGCAATGCACTTGGAtcatgaagcacgtgagactaattgtcaattggacagttccctactaacttgtttgaaagttgaccctccctagctgttctgtgctgatttgattggtgggacaaagagggggaagtgacatgtgtgggaggagtaggaggaggaagaggaattgagacaaagAAGCTGACACAGTCTCTCCAGGTGTTTGAGggaggtgtgtgtgaggttgctaggcctaacctcctgaccttgactgtaaaagatcaagaataaagacgtttagctaatctgactccagctgatttctgggaagacagagttccagcagaaaTCAAAGCTTCTGTGCTCTAGATATCTTTttacatttcattaaaattttctatttgtgaatatttgaaaatgggatttcaaagaaatatccatatatatctatatctatatatacatatatatatagatatagatatatttatagctatatatatacatacacagaaacatacatgcatgcatacatatttttattttatttttaaattttattttaattaatttattattttttaacaaaaaatttatgcataggtaaattttcagcattgacaattgccaattcttttgttccaacttttcccctccttcccctcaccccttcccacAAATGGCagcttgaccaatacatattaatgttaaaatataagttaaataaaatacatatatttattttcttacaaAATACCTGAGATGtgggtattttaaaatttacaatttacaatcaAGGAAGGCAGAGATTAAGTAAATCTTTGTCTAGGATAAACTGCTGATACATGTGTGtgataggatttgaactttggGAAACTTCTGAACCAGGTTTATCACTTTAGCCCTTTAGCCACTATGGGACtaatctcctttttcttcttcttcttctttttttttttttaaagtggagtCCTAAACCAATTGGAACTCATAgtgtttgacattttaaaatattctaatttcttagtgtcctcatctacaaaatatttatactaaTAACAATGTTGTGATATTTGTAACATCTGTAAATATATGAGAATGAGTTCTTCAAAACCAAAGatgtttttacattttatctgCCTTATGAACATGTTTTCTATCATATTCTTAAGTCTCTATTTTAGAGGCTGAAACTCTGTATGACTGATTtaaacaaggtgctaactcagttgaattgataagacaatggctatctagtttagcatggtgattaacagttctctagttcagtatgattgaattaatattaaaacaaataaggattccatagtgatataatgattgatttatactcagtatgatgaatggatttaattgtaatagagtatttaagaatGTCAAGACCAAAGGGGTATTGAATAGAACTGGAACAGATTCAGGGAAAGCAGACCattggaggctggagcacaagcttcTGGACTCAGGGAGACTTTTAAGACAGAGATCATcttggtggtcctcctgcctcccccatagaaaccaagacacatcatggagacctccagaaagctacccCGGGCCCCGTACAAGAAGACAAGagtgtgaaggagacaataaagatttttttttatttataattttttttcacaatatatatgcatgagtaatttttttaataatattatcccttgtatccatttttttccaaattatcccttgcctccctctactccctccccttgatgacaggcaatcccatacatttgacatatgttacaatataacctagatacaatatatgtgtgtaaatacattttcttgttgcacattaagtattagattccgaaggtataagtaacctgggtagatagacagtagtgctaacaatttacattcaattcccagtgttccttctctaggtgtagttacttttgtccatcattgatcaacaggaagtgagttggatcttctttatgttgaagataaccacttccatcagaatacatcttcatacaacattgaagtgtacagcaatcttctggttctattcatttcactcagcatcagttgatgtaagtctctccaagcctctctgtattcctcctgctggtcatttcttacagaacaataatattccataaccttcatataccataatttacccaaccattctccaattgatggacatccattcattttccagtttctagccactacaaaaagagctgccacaaatattttggcacatatacatatgtgcccttcccctcctcagtatttctttgggatataagcccagtaatagcactgctggatcaaagggtatccacagtttgataactttttggacatagttccaaattgctctccagaatggctggattctttcacaactccaccaacaatgtattagtgtcccagttttcccacatcccctccaacattcatcattatttgttcctgtcatcttagccaatctgacaggtgtgtagtggtatctcagagttgtcttaatttgcatttctctgatcagtagtgatttggaacactctatcatatgagtggatatagtttcaatttcatcatctgagaattgtctgttcatatcctttgatcatttatcaattggagaatggtttgatttcttataaattaggatcaattctctatatattttggaaatgagacttttatcagaacctttaactgtaaaaatattttcccaatttgttacttcccttctaatcttgtttgcattagtattgtttgtacagaaactttttagtttgatgtcataaattccttcctcctccacaggtctgagaagtagactgtTCTCTGTTCCTCATacagtttttgttaatttgattattaatatggtcaattacactaatagttttcctaatattaaatcagccttgcattcttggtataaatcctacttaatcatagtgtattatcctgggaatgattttccagttttcccaacagtttttccaaataatgaatttttatccctaatgttggtatctttgggtttgtcaaagactagattgctatagatgtacccttttttgtcctttgtatctaatctgttccactgatctaccggtctatttcttagccattaccaaatggttttggtgacttctgctatataatatagctttagatcaggtacacctagaccaccttcatctgacttttttttcattagttcccttgcaattctcgaccttttattcttccatatgaattttgttgttattttttctaggtcattaaaatagtttcttgggagtctgattggtacagcactaaataaatagattagtttggggagtattgtcatctttaatatattcacttggcctatccaagggcactgaatgtctttccaaatatttaaatctgactttatttttgtggctagtgtttcgtaattttgctcatataattcctgactattctttggtagatggattcccaaatactttatactctcaacatttgtttggaatggaatttctctttgtatctcttgctgttgcattttgttggtgacaatataaaaatgctgaggatttatgtggatttattttgtatcctgcaactttgctaaaattctgaattatttctaatagctttttagcagagtctttggggttctctaagtataccatcatgtcatctgcaaagggtgatagtttgatttcctcatttcctactctaattccttgaatctctttctcagcttttattgccgaagctagagtttctagtactatattgaatagtaatggtgatagtgggcaaccttgtttcactcctgatcttacttggaaaggttgcagtttatctctattgaatattatgcttactgacagtggtaaatatatgctcctgattattctaaggaatactctcaagcgtttttagtaggaatggatgttggattttatcaaatgctctttctgcatctattgagatgatcatatggtttttattaatttgattattaatatggtcaattatgctaatagttttcctaatattaaaccagccctgcattcctggtataaatcctacttgatcatagtgtattatcctggggatgattttctgaagtctttttgctaatatcttacttaagattttagcatcaatattcattaaggaaattggtctataattttctttctcagttttcaatcgacctggcttaggtatcagtaccatgtctgtgtcataaaaggagtttggtaggactccttcatcccctattttttcaaatagtttatataacattggggctaatttttctttaaatgtttggtagaattcacatgtaaatccatctggtcctggggttttttcctggggagttgattaatagcttgttctatttctttttctgaaatgggactatttaagcaatttatctcctcctctgttaatctaggaagcctatatattttggaggaagtcatccatttcacttaagttatcaaatttattggcataaagttgggcaaagtaagtccttattatttctctaatttcctcttcattgatggaaagatccccctcttcatttgtaagactaacaatttgcctttcatctgtaataaatattttaaatgacaagATGAAATGGTGGAAAGACTATGGAGAAATTAAACCTTTTAGTGGGACTATGGATGAAAGATTTTGTGAAATAAATGTAATATGTCCAATGTTTTTAACCCAGAGTTTTCATAGTCAGGATTTTGTCTTTAGGATatcagcaaaagaagaaaaaaaaatctaatttttgagCATTTCTATCCAATAATTGtcaagaaccaaggggacgtgcgttttaatgtacccaagagtctagcaatctgttcccaacTTATAATTAAGCCTTGccctttggaaatatcagtttttgttacaaaagaggAACCCAatgcagtccttcatcaaggagacagtgtgatagagtgggtgaatctcctagcacaaccagaacaaagccttactcctcaGCCAGTGCTTGTgcctagaattttattaaaggccattaagaaagcagtacaattatctgggataagacttg
Encoded here:
- the LOC141547520 gene encoding olfactory receptor 5M10-like, which codes for MSSPNYTEVTEFILLGLSEDPRLQKILFIVFLVIYIITLVGNLGMIMLIHKSPRLHTPMYFFLSHLSFVDLCYSSNITPQMLVHFLSERKAISYAGCFIQCLSFIALVITEFYILASMAIDRYVAISSPLHYSTKMNQTVCLCLVIVPYVYGFLNGLSQSLLTFHLSFCGPNEINHFYCADPPLLLLSCSDVYVKKMAMFIVAGFTLSSSLFIILCSYVFIFAAILRIRSAEGRRKAFSTCTSHLIAVTLFYGTLFCMYLRPPSEQSVEESKTIAVFYTFICPMLNPLIYSLRNKDVIEAVNKMFQRKLLLKMAGCVT